In the SAR324 cluster bacterium genome, one interval contains:
- a CDS encoding indole-3-glycerol phosphate synthase TrpC, producing the protein MTISTFLDRMRQQKLQEIEKRQRVHPLVALRERQTEATEVLDWREALRSRQCPALIAELKARSPAQQNVANPDWPGIVKEYEAGGAAAVSVLTDESYFGGSLDLLEQVSQRTMLPRLHKEFILGEYQLREGRLRGASAALILVYYFSEKELHEIVNCCVEIGVTAVVECSLQEELPRALAINPDVLLLNNRPIAALPAEPQRGYLQGTIETTLRWWQEESELRRWKQQAGKCLISASCIDSRADVEYLSSVPLDALLIGNAVMKAPNRVEFLRQLQS; encoded by the coding sequence ATGACGATAAGTACTTTTCTGGATCGGATGCGTCAGCAAAAGCTTCAGGAGATTGAGAAACGCCAACGTGTTCACCCTCTTGTTGCTTTACGAGAGCGGCAGACAGAAGCTACAGAAGTACTGGATTGGCGAGAAGCACTGAGGTCAAGACAGTGCCCAGCATTGATTGCTGAACTCAAAGCGCGCTCACCAGCCCAACAAAATGTAGCAAATCCAGACTGGCCTGGGATTGTAAAGGAATATGAAGCTGGAGGTGCTGCAGCAGTGTCCGTACTTACAGATGAGAGTTACTTTGGTGGAAGCTTGGACTTGTTAGAGCAAGTTTCACAGCGGACTATGCTCCCTAGATTGCACAAGGAATTCATTCTGGGAGAATACCAGTTACGTGAGGGGCGTTTGCGAGGGGCTTCTGCGGCTCTGATTCTGGTATACTACTTCTCTGAAAAAGAGCTTCATGAAATTGTGAATTGTTGTGTTGAAATTGGAGTGACCGCAGTAGTTGAATGCTCTCTACAAGAGGAATTACCAAGAGCTTTGGCGATTAATCCGGATGTACTGCTATTGAATAATCGCCCCATAGCCGCTCTACCTGCAGAACCTCAGCGTGGTTACTTGCAGGGGACGATCGAAACAACCCTGCGATGGTGGCAGGAAGAATCTGAGTTGCGCCGGTGGAAGCAACAAGCTGGCAAGTGCTTGATTAGTGCAAGTTGCATTGATTCCAGAGCGGATGTTGAATACCTCAGTTCCGTTCCACTGGATGCACTACTGATTGGTAATGCCGTGATGAAAGCTCCTAACCGAGTGGAATTTCTGCGTCAACTTCAATCCTAA
- a CDS encoding response regulator, with amino-acid sequence MARASSNKSELNVLVVDDDENIRLVLQKTITKQGYHVSTARNAEEALNMLQRSFFHVVITDIMMGEMNGLELMQQIKEINSLMQIYIMTAHSNLSHVIQAMKGGAHDYFEKPLQIEDINATVNEAARRVARWSELYNRHSRPPVAASGKG; translated from the coding sequence ATGGCCAGAGCCTCCTCCAACAAATCAGAGTTAAACGTCCTCGTGGTGGACGATGACGAGAATATCCGATTAGTTCTTCAAAAGACGATTACCAAACAAGGTTACCACGTCTCTACAGCGCGGAACGCAGAAGAAGCGCTGAACATGTTGCAGCGGAGCTTTTTCCACGTTGTGATTACAGACATCATGATGGGGGAGATGAATGGTTTGGAATTGATGCAGCAAATTAAGGAGATCAACTCGCTGATGCAGATCTACATTATGACTGCCCATAGTAATCTCTCTCATGTGATTCAGGCAATGAAGGGAGGAGCCCACGATTACTTTGAGAAGCCACTACAGATCGAAGACATCAACGCTACGGTTAATGAGGCTGCACGTCGGGTAGCTCGTTGGAGCGAACTTTATAACCGACACTCCCGGCCACCAGTTGCTGCATCTGGGAAAGGCTAA
- a CDS encoding polyprenyl synthetase family protein: MPERFGQLALERLPPLISFMAHAQLSSPIAPAKNLSELLTEWKPQLQQLETQILSGIRSDIPLLTSVAEHIFSSGGKRLRPALVFLSGALGSAHSEDLLVAAQVVEYLHTATLLHDDVVDQADLRRQQAAARTIWGNEASVLTGDYLLSMAFHQLTSLGNLELLKLMSDTTTRMARGELLQLTRSFNSANEQEYLEIITNKTACLFAAATQMGGILAGLPVNQTKALYDYGMQIGLAFQIVDDVLDYCGSNRTGKPVGTDLQERKITLPLSHLLDKASPRDHQRIKQILTATTITMDDVVYVIRLMERYQSLHYALESGRQFVAQAQKNLQSLPKNHIHHTLEQIAGFIVQRDL, encoded by the coding sequence TTGCCAGAGCGCTTCGGTCAACTTGCACTAGAGCGTCTGCCTCCATTGATTTCATTTATGGCTCACGCACAACTTTCCAGTCCAATTGCGCCGGCAAAAAATCTGAGCGAACTACTCACCGAGTGGAAGCCTCAGCTCCAGCAACTGGAAACCCAGATCCTCTCGGGGATTCGCAGCGATATTCCCTTGCTAACCTCTGTTGCAGAACACATCTTCAGTTCTGGCGGCAAACGGCTTCGCCCAGCGCTTGTATTTCTCAGTGGAGCTTTGGGCTCTGCACATTCTGAAGATTTGCTGGTCGCTGCTCAAGTTGTTGAATATTTACACACCGCAACATTGCTCCATGATGATGTGGTGGATCAAGCAGATCTACGGCGTCAACAGGCAGCTGCCCGTACCATTTGGGGTAATGAGGCAAGTGTTTTGACAGGCGACTATCTGCTCTCGATGGCCTTCCACCAGCTGACCAGTCTAGGGAATCTGGAACTACTCAAGCTGATGTCAGACACTACCACTAGGATGGCTCGTGGTGAGCTCCTACAGTTGACACGTTCATTCAACAGTGCCAATGAGCAGGAATACTTGGAGATCATCACCAACAAGACAGCTTGCCTCTTTGCAGCTGCTACACAGATGGGAGGAATCCTGGCTGGACTGCCAGTCAATCAGACCAAGGCTCTCTATGATTATGGAATGCAGATCGGACTTGCCTTCCAGATCGTTGATGACGTTCTAGACTATTGCGGCAGTAACCGCACTGGCAAACCGGTTGGAACAGACCTTCAGGAACGAAAAATTACGCTACCTCTCAGCCATCTGCTTGATAAAGCTTCACCACGTGATCACCAGCGAATCAAGCAAATCCTCACGGCAACCACTATCACAATGGATGATGTGGTTTATGTCATTCGTTTGATGGAACGCTATCAATCATTGCACTATGCGCTTGAGAGTGGGCGCCAGTTTGTGGCCCAAGCTCAGAAAAATCTTCAGTCGCTTCCCAAAAATCATATTCACCACACCTTGGAACAGATCGCTGGCTTCATTGTGCAGCGAGATCTCTGA
- a CDS encoding ATPase, T2SS/T4P/T4SS family encodes MPFTHVAQILMTDFGVVSDKLEQLQAEMPASIRWEDWKNAAIKQKLTTETVLQQALARYYELEYRDDFEVPQLPEGFADKVSIRHLKNFVFCPFAYVDGIWQVAVENPARTDLLDDLCRTWGLRYQPVISHHQAIIDLINQVYDSTSAATEEAVDNLDDQENFESILGVEEPEDLLEANDEEPIKRLVNSLLWQAAKDEASDVHIDPSPKSTVIRYRIDGVLHQVTTLPRQVHVTVVNRVKVMSRLDIAQKGLPQDGRTMVLIAGKKIDIRVSTIPTVHGEKIVMRLLYQSSKLMHLNELGLSENILKPFRSMIQKSGGIVLVTGPTGSGKTTTLYASLGEIDSQARNVITIEDPVEYKIPSYSQIEVNSRLGLTFARALRSVLRQDPDVVMVGEMRDAETAQIAIQAALTGHLVFSTVHTNSAPATITRLIDMGVEPFLVSSTIIGVLAQRLVRQICSACKEPYEPHLEQLRELGLGTSQVNATFYRGQGCSACRETGYRGRLGLHELLIMGDSIKDVILKSSDANEIKRAALRHGLITLRMDGIQKIRAGLTTLEEVLSITVEDQAIENLLPESPSIPAGPFPA; translated from the coding sequence ATGCCCTTCACGCACGTTGCCCAAATTCTGATGACTGACTTTGGAGTTGTTTCTGATAAGCTAGAGCAACTACAGGCAGAGATGCCTGCGAGTATTCGTTGGGAAGATTGGAAGAATGCTGCCATCAAGCAGAAGCTCACAACCGAGACGGTGTTGCAACAGGCACTGGCACGGTATTATGAGTTAGAATATCGCGATGATTTTGAGGTTCCTCAGTTACCAGAAGGCTTCGCAGATAAAGTCTCTATCCGGCATCTCAAAAATTTTGTTTTTTGCCCTTTCGCATATGTCGATGGAATATGGCAAGTAGCCGTTGAAAACCCTGCACGTACAGATTTGCTGGATGATCTGTGTCGCACTTGGGGACTGCGTTACCAACCGGTGATCTCCCACCACCAGGCAATCATCGATCTAATTAATCAGGTTTATGACAGTACTTCAGCTGCTACTGAAGAAGCTGTGGATAATCTAGATGACCAAGAGAATTTTGAGAGCATTCTGGGTGTGGAAGAACCGGAAGACTTGCTGGAAGCCAACGATGAGGAGCCAATCAAACGACTGGTCAATAGCTTACTCTGGCAAGCCGCAAAAGATGAGGCGAGTGATGTGCACATTGATCCCTCTCCGAAGTCAACAGTCATTCGCTACCGAATTGACGGTGTCTTGCATCAGGTGACCACTCTGCCACGGCAGGTTCATGTGACGGTCGTGAACCGCGTCAAAGTGATGTCGCGCCTTGATATTGCCCAGAAAGGCCTGCCACAGGATGGTCGGACAATGGTCCTGATTGCAGGTAAGAAGATCGATATCCGGGTTTCTACGATCCCCACAGTACATGGTGAAAAAATCGTGATGAGATTACTCTACCAGAGTAGCAAGCTGATGCACCTGAATGAGTTGGGATTGAGTGAGAATATCCTCAAACCGTTCCGTTCGATGATTCAAAAGTCTGGTGGAATTGTGCTAGTGACAGGGCCAACCGGAAGTGGAAAGACAACAACACTCTATGCATCGCTCGGAGAAATTGATAGCCAAGCACGTAACGTAATTACTATTGAAGATCCGGTTGAATACAAGATTCCGAGTTACAGCCAGATTGAGGTCAACTCACGTTTGGGTCTTACCTTCGCACGTGCGCTTCGCTCAGTATTGCGCCAGGATCCTGATGTGGTGATGGTAGGTGAGATGCGAGACGCAGAAACTGCTCAGATTGCGATCCAGGCTGCTCTGACGGGACATTTAGTTTTCAGCACTGTCCACACCAACAGCGCCCCTGCAACAATCACTCGTTTGATTGATATGGGCGTAGAGCCTTTCTTGGTCTCTTCAACCATCATTGGAGTCTTAGCCCAGCGATTGGTGCGTCAGATCTGTTCTGCCTGCAAAGAACCCTATGAACCTCATCTAGAGCAGCTACGTGAGTTAGGTCTTGGCACAAGCCAAGTCAATGCGACATTTTACCGAGGTCAAGGTTGTTCAGCTTGTCGAGAAACAGGTTATCGAGGACGATTGGGCCTGCACGAATTGTTGATCATGGGCGATTCCATCAAGGATGTGATTCTAAAGAGCAGTGACGCCAACGAGATCAAGCGAGCTGCATTGCGCCATGGTTTGATCACACTGCGAATGGATGGAATCCAGAAAATTCGCGCAGGATTGACCACGCTGGAAGAAGTTCTGAGTATCACGGTAGAAGACCAAGCCATTGAAAACCTACTTCCTGAATCACCATCTATCCCAGCCGGTCCCTTTCCAGCCTGA
- a CDS encoding HNH endonuclease — protein sequence MGEVLVLNADVQPYRWNPLSVVSWKWGIKSYYLGKIDVLEWYAHECRSPSTRIKIPSVVILHEYHRARLRVNFTKRNIFIRDLHRCQYCGKAFPVIELTCDHVLPRSHGGQNSWENIVTCCRGCNRRKGQRTDIRPLREPRELDYWEMVHAVKQMQITVPDPRWQQYLQWPGELIQIRHPHFL from the coding sequence ATGGGAGAAGTTCTGGTTCTAAACGCTGATGTCCAGCCCTATCGCTGGAATCCACTCAGCGTGGTGAGCTGGAAGTGGGGTATCAAGTCCTACTATCTTGGCAAGATTGATGTGCTGGAATGGTACGCTCACGAATGCCGTTCTCCTTCAACACGCATCAAGATTCCCAGCGTGGTGATTCTGCATGAATACCATCGGGCCCGGCTCCGCGTTAATTTCACCAAGCGTAACATTTTCATTCGGGATCTGCATCGTTGCCAGTATTGTGGGAAGGCTTTTCCTGTGATTGAACTGACCTGTGACCATGTGCTGCCTCGGAGCCATGGAGGACAGAATTCTTGGGAGAACATCGTCACTTGTTGCCGGGGGTGCAATCGTCGTAAGGGACAACGAACGGACATTCGGCCGCTACGTGAGCCGAGGGAACTTGACTACTGGGAGATGGTACATGCCGTCAAGCAAATGCAGATCACAGTCCCTGATCCCCGCTGGCAACAGTACCTGCAGTGGCCAGGGGAACTCATCCAAATCCGCCATCCACATTTTCTCTGA